ttatatattggtctattattttctttataatgtTAGATAATCCTATAGGGTTAACAACTTTACTTCTTTGTCTccctatatttttattaacataaagtaatatatatatatatatatgtatgtatgtatatatcaataaaaaatatgcatTTCCATAATCTCATTAGAAAtcatagaaaaagaaaaaaaatgaaataaaaatatgaaaagtaTTATACtactatataaatatatatatatatataatgtatcggaatctttatattattaaattagatatatatttatatatataatatagtaattatattattaataatatactgTGGCTTtcttaatttaatatatatatttaattttatttaactttatatatatatatatattatatgtatatatatctaataatatttattatatatatagtatataatattatattcttattaaaaaaatatatatattaacatatataaattttgttcAAATTAAAATTTCTAATAATActatttttacaaaatttcttaatatatatatttattattatatacaaattcatattttattaaattattataaatatatattttattataaattattaagatataaataccatataatttttatattatatatttatatcaataagtattatataatatatatatatatatatatatatatatatatatatatcgtATAGTATAtagtttaaataaatatatatataataaatatatacgtAAAAAATATGggttttaatataataagatctttaattttttttattttttttcctatatatttatttcaaataatattataaaagcattatatatatatatataatatattatatgaattatataatgaagatatatatattatatatatatatttatattatatttaaaacatatttaatataataaattaatatgtattttttcaattatataatatatatatatataatatgaattttttttttttttttttttgcattttAAAGGTccacaaaataaatatatatatatatttaataaaattatatatttatgatatagTAAACAGGCAAACTagtatttttaatttctttaaatcagtaaatatataaaacaaaccataaatatataaaatatattttttaaacatattttaatatgaaaaatatatattgacatttttcctttttttttatttttaccttaataattatattttttttattcattttaacgtgctcaaaaaaaaaaaatatatataatattaataattataaggatgtttttattgttataattaaattctccagtattttatttttatattattttattatttatttatttattatttatttatttttctttataatattgcATAATGTacttttatcaaaaaaaagtaccaaaaaaagaaaaataaaaaaacaactTATAAAAGGGGAGTTTTAaactttttaattattttgagTAGTAAGCtttaagatatataatatttttacttttgtataattatatatatatatatttatattatgtttaataAAATGGTTCCTCGTTTAATTTCCTTTCCctaaatatttcttaaaaGGAAACACATAATTCTGATATTGTCCTCATTttgttataaatttatatatatattttaaatacaaaattatttcttttttaaaaaatattttcctttattaaaatactgaatttaagaatatatatatatatatttatttatttattccttACACAAAATATACTacaagatatatatatattctgattaaatataagtaaaatccttatatcattattataaattatattttcctaaataagtataaaaaaaaaaaaaaaaaggtctTCAAGTTTTTGGATGTgtcaattaatatattatatatatatatttatttatttatcatttcaatttattataatgttaATTTATTACATCTTCCCCACcccccttttttttttttttttttttttttgatagtaacattttttaagatatcacattttttttttcaataagtATTTCTGTATATTatagttttatttattttattttattttttctttttatgatACCTGTATATggtttataaaatatgacaaaaattatacatgttttccaaatattaaaatataaaatcacattaatattaaaaagttatttatatgtataataaaaagactTCAGCTAATATAAATCTTgaacataaaaatgaaatatatatatatatatattatttatatttatatataataataattacaaatTTATagaatacataaatatatatttttacaacttcataatatagaataaataaaaagaaaaattaataaaaaagatatttgttcgtgatataatttttaaataatagaactaaataaaatattatgtattatgtatatttatttaatttatatatatatatatatatatttatatatattttatatttttgcacATCAATATtgatatacaatatatatatttttttcattcttttttatttatttttatatatttaaatccatctacatattaaatatattttttcttcttttcattaaacaatttatataaaataaaatatgttttaattataaatacttGAAACGATGTTATGgttattaaaatatgtatatatttatttctaactttataatatataaacatataaataaatatatatttctttttttttttttttttttttttttttttataatttgcattttaatttgtttaattatattttctaattctaatgataaaataaaaataataagaacgCGTCCTCtttgcatatatataaatatatttaagttatatatgtatacattcatataaaatatgttaccttttttttcttaacaaAATTGTATTATCGGGgcaataaaattataagcttagtaataatacatatatattaatatatatatatataagtgcataatattgaaatattatattatatatataaaataatgcctactgaaaaaataaaaaaataaaatctataaattaatatatattaaatatatgatatatatatatatatatatgtatattataatgtttaCCCTATGGAATTGTATCaccataataaaaaaaaaatatatattaaatatatataatatatatatttaatatttattaatttttacactgtattatatacatattattgggaaaaatatatgtaaaaatattgatatattaattatattacaataaatatatgcgCTAATTAAATaagttaaaatatataaacaagtaaaaaaaaaaaataaataaaaaaaaaaaaaaaattatggaaAGGAAATCTAAGAAGAATTCAAAAAGTGAAAAAGCAGAATCTGcttcaaaaaagaaaaagaaaaagaatgaTGACATGAGTGACACagaagaagatgaaaaaaCAATAAATGAGGTAGAAGAAGGTTCTTTATTACGTGAAAGTAATACAACAAAAAGTAATGTAAATgaagtaaataataataataataatacctATTATGATAAACAAGTGAATAATCTATTGTATAAAAAGAGAGATAGAGTGTGCCCATACCTACGTACGATTAATAGAAATCTTTTGGATTTTGACTTTGAAAAATTGTGTAGCATCAGTTTATCAAATTTACATGTATATGCATGTTTAGTGTGtggtttatattttcaaGGGATAGGTAAAGGGACTCATGCTTATACTCATTCATTGGAAAAAAAtcattatgtatttataaatttagaaACATGTAAAACTTGTTGCATTCCTGAAGGTTATGAAATTGTGGATGCTTCATTAAAtgacataaaatattttttaaaacctACATATAACAAGGAACAAGTAGAACATTTATGTTTTAATTCTGTACTAGGGAAATCGTTAGATGGTGGTGATTTCTTACCAGGATTAGTAggtttaaataatttaaaaaatacagaTTATTGTAATGTTATTATACAATTAATATGTTCTATTATACCAATACGTAatactttattattatatgaatataaagaaaatatagcaaaaaatataatagttGTACTCTctgaattaataaaaaaaatatataacccCAGAAATTTTAAAGGGGTTGTGTCTCCTCATGAATTTTTACAAGCAGTAGGTATtgaatcaaataaaaattttaaaattggTACGAAAAAATATCCTCTTGACTTTTTTTTATGGTtacttaataaaatttataaacattcacagaaaatattaaaaaaaagaaaattatcgactcttaaaaaaaaaacaggaTATTTGAAAAGAAAACTAGAAGACAATGAAGATGtttcaaaagaaaaaaaaatatatatacatgataaggaaatatataatgaaatgaaCAAATTAGATAATACAAGtactaaaaaaaatgaacaaaataaatggacatatagtaatattaatatagtcGATTATTGTTTTGATGGGGAATTAATTATCAAAacaataaaagaagaaggaAATGACGAATCACAAGAACAAGAAAACATGGGATTAAAATTTAACGAATCAGATAATGATTCAAaagattatttaaaaaatataaacgaAGAAGAagtagaagaaaaaaataaacaaaaaaatgattataaacatatatataataatacatttttaaatcttataaaagaaaataaaaattatataattaaaaaaattcctTTCCGTACACTCTCATTAAAACTACCAAGTGCTCCAGTATTTAAAAGTACAACAGAAAGTAATATAATACCACAAGTATCTATTTTTGAACTATTATCAAAATTTGATGGAGAAACAGAAACTTTTTTACAAGAAAATTCAAAAATACCTAGTACATTAATAATATCTAAATTACCCAAATATCTTATTTTTACTATTGAAcgtttttcaaaaaataatttttttatagaaaaaaatggaaCAATAGTAAattttgttattaaaaaCCTTGATATGAAAGATTATGTACATGAAGATTTCCTAAGTCTAAATCCTGTAactaaatataatttaattgcaaatatttttcatacaGGTACAGTAAACCAAGGTTCTTATAAAATTCATGTATTAAATCAACCAACTAATGAATGGTATGAAATTGAAGACTTACATGTTATATCTATTTTGCCTCAATTAGTTTTATTGCCTGAATCGTGTATTCAGTTATATCAGCGACAGGATGTTAAACTAAATGGggacatataaaatataaatataaatatatatatatatatatatatatatatataaatcttaATATGTAACTTATTTTGTGTATTAATTATGgtttatatattcacattgttttatttttattttattattattattatttttttgttacacACACgacacattttttattttattttattttattttataatttttttaataatgttttatattttttatatttttaataattttgaacatttttttttttttttctttttttgtctCATTGGTAactagaaaaaaaattacatattaaaatataatatatattatatattactattttaaaacaaattaaagattaatataatcatcacaaaaaagaatatattatatgcaaAAAAATtaccataaaaaaaaaaatatatatatatataatatatgtatattttttttttgtaaggtcattattaaaaaatatgtaatattatatattattatattatattacatatgtattatatatatatataccatgagtgtaattctttatatcttactattattttatttaataaaattcaaAACTCActgaaattttttaaaatattatatatatttataattataattaattttttttttttttaggactcatatatatttataattttgtttttaaagaCAAAAATGAACTTgcgatatatttttttctccatACTATATTTAgtgtataataaaaaagaaaggaatattttataatcaatattatatattttatatattatattatatatatgtgcaaaataaaatacaagaattacatataaataaaaaatattatatataatattatatatatatatatatattatatgtatagtatatttgatattattttttattattttattttttttttttttcattatttatatgtacatataaatatatatttttatatttatattttaaaatttgggaacatataataacttttttcatataaacacatatatatattatcatattatgAATGTTTCTATCTTTGAACaaagtatatattaatattgtaaTTGATACACATATTGTTCGACAAAAGATGAAATTTTTAAAAGGGTTTATATGTGtgtaatatgaatgaaatattatatatatatatatataattaattttatatatatatatatatatatatacataatatatattcttaatttttttttttttttctttttgacaTCCTTACTAGTATTAATAAGATATAGTTTATTGAATTTAGTgacataaaattatattaggattattaaatgatttaatgtaatataaatatgtacatataaactatatatatatataaaatatttatacacataatttatatatatatatatttttatttttattttccttccTTCGTGTAGTACCTCTTTTATATTGTGATAacttgttcatatatatatatttttaaaggtcattaataatttatgtatttataaaatatatacaaaatgggTACACCAAGAAGAAGATTAGGACAAcaaaataacaacaataataataatagtccCTTTGCATTAAGTTCTTCTAATATATTTGGTTCGAACAATGAGATATTTGGAAGCAATTTCATGCATACTCCTATGTCGAGTAGGAGAACAAAGAACAGTAAAAGTTTTTTAAATAGTATGTTGAATGAATCAAGATATTTAAATCAGAGTAATGCTGGTTCtcaatttataaaatatggaCATACTCCTTTAGCTATTAGAAGAATAAAATGTGCAAGAGCTGATATTGGAGATGTTGGTAGAGAAGCTTTTATGGAGGATGTTGAATCGGGTCGTTTACCTCATTTTATTGATAGTAATTTAgaacaaataaaagaattatttaatcAATTTTTTGATGaatttaatataacaaattataGTGATGTTTTAGATTTTACGGATGAAGATCGTAGTATAagtgaatatattttattacatcgtgataatttaaaagtaTATTTAGCTTATTATGGATGGAAGATGATAAAATTTATTGAAACAGGAAGGCAAAATGAATGTAGATTAAATAATACTAAttatgaagatgatgatgaaaataatgagaaTTCTGAAGGCATACGAAACTTAGAACATATTAAATCATTTGAAATTGATTTgacacatatatttttttttaataaaaaattatataagttAATTATTGAATATCCATCTGATTGTATAAGTGAAATTGATAAAATTATTAgtacaaaatataattctcTTTTAGCTTTAGTTTTAGAAGGAGATACAAGATCAAGTTCATCTGATAAATATCCATTAAGTAGTACTAAGCAAGATTATTGTAGAGTTCgattttttaataagaaaCATAAAGATACCCCTAGAAAATTAGGACCCAACCAAATTGAAACCTTAGTTTGTGTTAAAGGTGTTATTATTAGATGTTCTAATATTATTCCAGAAATGACCATGGCAGCTTTCAAATGTACATCTAAAAAAAGAATCGGTgttaataattatgaaaagtGTAATGAAGAAGTTTATGAACATGTCATACAAGGAGAAGTACAAGAACCCGTCACTTGCTctaattgtaataataagaaCACTTTTGAACTATGGCATAATAATTGTTGCTTTTCATCAAAacaattaattaaattaagtGAAGTTACAGAACATCTAAAACAAGGAGAAACACCACAATCAATTTCTATTTATGCATATGATGATTTAATAGATTATACTAAACCTGGAGATACAGTTGAACTAACAGGTATATTAAAAGCTTCACCTGTAAGATTAAATCCAAGATCTAGATGTTATAATAGTGTACATAGAACATACATAAatgttattcatataaaaaaagaaaataaacaaaaaatgaaattaactGAACAAAATGATACtgctaatattatattaaaaagaaatgaagATGGTACAGTAGAggaaaattttgaaaaattaaatgaacaaggaaatttattatttacaacTGAAGTTATTCAAAAAATGGAACAATTAAGTAAAGatccaaatatat
This region of Plasmodium sp. gorilla clade G2 genome assembly, chromosome: 13 genomic DNA includes:
- a CDS encoding U4/U6.U5 tri-snRNP-associated protein 2, putative is translated as MERKSKKNSKSEKAESASKKKKKKNDDMSDTEEDEKTINEVEEGSLLRESNTTKSNVNEVNNNNNNTYYDKQVNNLLYKKRDRVCPYLRTINRNLLDFDFEKLCSISLSNLHVYACLVCGLYFQGIGKGTHAYTHSLEKNHYVFINLETCKTCCIPEGYEIVDASLNDIKYFLKPTYNKEQVEHLCFNSVLGKSLDGGDFLPGLVGLNNLKNTDYCNVIIQLICSIIPIRNTLLLYEYKENIAKNIIVVLSELIKKIYNPRNFKGVVSPHEFLQAVGIESNKNFKIGTKKYPLDFFLWLLNKIYKHSQKILKKRKLSTLKKKTGYLKRKLEDNEDVSKEKKIYIHDKEIYNEMNKLDNTSTKKNEQNKWTYSNINIVDYCFDGELIIKTIKEEGNDESQEQENMGLKFNESDNDSKDYLKNINEEEVEEKNKQKNDYKHIYNNTFLNLIKENKNYIIKKIPFRTLSLKLPSAPVFKSTTESNIIPQVSIFELLSKFDGETETFLQENSKIPSTLIISKLPKYLIFTIERFSKNNFFIEKNGTIVNFVIKNLDMKDYVHEDFLSLNPVTKYNLIANIFHTGTVNQGSYKIHVLNQPTNEWYEIEDLHVISILPQLVLLPESCIQLYQRQDVKLNGDI
- a CDS encoding DNA replication licensing factor MCM4, with translation MGTPRRRLGQQNNNNNNNSPFALSSSNIFGSNNEIFGSNFMHTPMSSRRTKNSKSFLNSMLNESRYLNQSNAGSQFIKYGHTPLAIRRIKCARADIGDVGREAFMEDVESGRLPHFIDSNLEQIKELFNQFFDEFNITNYSDVLDFTDEDRSISEYILLHRDNLKVYLAYYGWKMIKFIETGRQNECRLNNTNYEDDDENNENSEGIRNLEHIKSFEIDLTHIFFFNKKLYKLIIEYPSDCISEIDKIISTKYNSLLALVLEGDTRSSSSDKYPLSSTKQDYCRVRFFNKKHKDTPRKLGPNQIETLVCVKGVIIRCSNIIPEMTMAAFKCTSKKRIGVNNYEKCNEEVYEHVIQGEVQEPVTCSNCNNKNTFELWHNNCCFSSKQLIKLSEVTEHLKQGETPQSISIYAYDDLIDYTKPGDTVELTGILKASPVRLNPRSRCYNSVHRTYINVIHIKKENKQKMKLTEQNDTANIILKRNEDGTVEENFEKLNEQGNLLFTTEVIQKMEQLSKDPNIYKRLVDSIAPSIYGRDDIKKGLLCQLFGGSKITDKYNNKYRSEIHILLCGDPSTAKSQLLHYVHKLSPRGIYTSGKGSSSVGLTAFISKDSETKEYILESGAVVLSDKGICCIDEFDKMDDSARAILHEVMEQQTVTIAKAGIVATLNARTSILASANPINSRYDKNKAVVENINLPPSLFSRFDLIYLVIDQANEEEDRKLATVLCKNFSYNPEDDDQEDQEEDEPDYFTQQRNRKSKGPSRKNEDQNNYNDDDNDEDISNYLNESNDVENKRGSWANVNISYDEYNNSSNKKTAKNYLIDSNTLALYIAYCRITCNPIISLESKKIIIDEYIKMRCKEGTKSPTASPRQLEGLVRLSQSLAKMKLKRVVSPDEANEAVRLMNIATFQSLIDPLSGRIDFDQVNLGQTSQHKKKSDLIKDIIMNALVLKNMTKDELLTHCNETIMNDPEHTTSMDRKSFEEAFYDLEKSQEITRLCSGLYKKK